A single region of the Methanobacterium sp. genome encodes:
- a CDS encoding DUF126 domain-containing protein, which yields SGKILVIPAGKGSTVGSYVIFQMAKNKTAPLAIISLKAEPIIATGAIMAGIPMVDQPDADILNILKEGDFVEVDADSGIIKLLKRQND from the coding sequence TCCGGGAAAATTCTGGTAATTCCCGCAGGAAAAGGGTCAACAGTCGGTTCATATGTAATATTTCAAATGGCCAAAAACAAAACCGCCCCTCTGGCAATAATATCCCTGAAAGCAGAGCCTATAATTGCAACGGGAGCCATTATGGCCGGAATACCAATGGTTGATCAGCCTGATGCCGATATTTTAAATATTCTTAAAGAAGGAGATTTTGTGGAAGTAGATGCTGATTCTGGAATTATTAAACTTCTAAAACGCCAGAATGACTAA